A genomic segment from Thermotoga neapolitana DSM 4359 encodes:
- a CDS encoding PadR family transcriptional regulator, whose protein sequence is MRDIKGHLKFLVLHVISQEPSHGYHIMKKISQIMGAEPPSPGALYPVLSSLRKQRYIETHEEGKKKIYRLSEKGRKFLKEHEKEIKEALEFAERFRMFSEICGSSIRNVMDVIFKNVKNLSSDQKSKLKQITEEFEKKVYSIVYGGKNEK, encoded by the coding sequence ATGCGAGATATCAAAGGACACCTCAAGTTTCTTGTTCTTCATGTCATCTCCCAGGAGCCATCTCATGGGTACCACATAATGAAGAAGATCTCTCAGATCATGGGGGCAGAGCCGCCAAGTCCCGGTGCACTGTATCCCGTTCTTTCCTCTCTCAGGAAACAAAGGTACATAGAGACACACGAAGAGGGAAAAAAGAAGATCTACCGCTTGAGCGAGAAAGGAAGAAAGTTTCTGAAAGAACATGAAAAGGAGATAAAAGAAGCGCTGGAGTTTGCCGAAAGGTTCAGGATGTTCTCTGAAATATGCGGATCTTCCATAAGGAATGTGATGGATGTGATCTTCAAGAACGTGAAGAACCTGAGTTCAGACCAGAAAAGCAAACTAAAACAGATCACAGAAGAGTTCGAAAAGAAGGTGTACAGCATCGTTTATGGAGGGAAAAATGAAAAATGA
- a CDS encoding carbohydrate ABC transporter permease, with amino-acid sequence MRKIFKVVRYILVAVCLIFFLFPVYWLVITAFKPSNEWFTMPPKFFPTRPTLSNFFGAKETEVFGGTTGSIENIFPYLRNSIVVGVSVALIGTVISALAAYAIARYRVGGPFLAEWIISIRMLPPIVSAVPLYVIFTKLRLINTWWALILSHLVIVVPLGVWLLISFFREIPREIDEAAYVDGATPFQAFFYVVLPLSAPGLAAVAVLSLIQSWGEFLLALVLTNDARAQTLPIFLGRYITGWRVAWGPLSAAGIVTMLPVVVFALIAQRYLIRGLTFGAVKG; translated from the coding sequence ATGAGGAAAATCTTTAAAGTTGTAAGATACATCCTTGTTGCTGTTTGTCTGATATTCTTTCTGTTTCCCGTGTACTGGCTTGTTATCACGGCTTTCAAGCCTTCGAACGAGTGGTTCACCATGCCACCAAAGTTCTTTCCGACAAGACCCACCCTTTCCAACTTCTTTGGAGCAAAAGAAACAGAAGTCTTCGGTGGTACGACGGGTTCTATTGAGAACATCTTTCCGTACCTTAGGAACAGCATCGTTGTCGGTGTTTCCGTGGCTCTCATAGGAACGGTGATCAGTGCCCTTGCTGCTTACGCCATCGCCCGGTACAGGGTTGGGGGACCGTTCCTTGCGGAGTGGATCATTTCCATCAGGATGCTTCCACCCATCGTCTCTGCCGTTCCGCTGTACGTGATATTCACAAAGCTGAGACTCATAAACACCTGGTGGGCACTCATACTTTCCCATCTTGTTATAGTGGTACCCCTTGGTGTGTGGCTTCTCATAAGCTTCTTCAGGGAGATTCCAAGAGAGATAGACGAAGCAGCCTATGTCGATGGAGCAACGCCGTTTCAGGCCTTCTTCTACGTGGTTCTTCCCCTCAGTGCCCCGGGGCTCGCAGCGGTCGCTGTTCTTTCGCTCATTCAGAGTTGGGGAGAGTTCCTTCTTGCTCTCGTGTTGACCAACGACGCCCGGGCACAGACGCTTCCCATCTTCCTTGGAAGATACATCACGGGCTGGAGGGTTGCATGGGGACCTTTGTCAGCCGCGGGTATCGTCACCATGCTTCCAGTTGTGGTTTTCGCCCTCATCGCCCAGAGATATCTCATCAGAGGACTCACCTTCGGTGCGGTGAAGGGATAA
- a CDS encoding sn-glycerol-1-phosphate dehydrogenase: MKDILGKTFECTCGRIHEVPDIEIVESSIKSAPDIFPEAFFIADLNTASLVNLPERRSFVFAEKRPLTTVENVNRVIEESGDFPEIVSIGSGSLTDIARYAAYLSGKQFSCVPTAPSVDAYTSTVAPVLVDGVKKTFKAIPPRKILIDIDILRNAPIDLLRAGVGDIIAKVPARMDWILSHITNNEYICDFVWDDIKDLLKEVLLRSEDILKREKIAVRTLMNAQLVSGLNMVIMGSSRPASGAEHMVSHLIEMFHEERGELPPFHGLTVMIGVFVSMKAYEVLMEEKNLPVEDFPIDERRKELLELFDEKKVMEFLKTYEGKRFQRVDLEKIRKALEDIYSEFLPLLKKALETIDVTSMIRKYRREFLSKIVRLSNTIRDRFTILDVFDEMKLLKSFSREIF, encoded by the coding sequence ATGAAGGACATTCTCGGTAAGACCTTTGAGTGCACCTGCGGAAGAATTCATGAGGTTCCAGACATAGAAATCGTGGAGTCGTCCATAAAAAGCGCACCGGACATCTTCCCGGAAGCGTTTTTCATAGCGGATCTGAACACCGCTTCTCTGGTGAATCTGCCAGAGAGGCGGTCTTTTGTCTTTGCAGAGAAAAGGCCTCTCACCACCGTGGAAAACGTGAATAGGGTGATCGAAGAGTCCGGTGACTTTCCGGAAATCGTCTCGATCGGATCGGGCAGCCTCACCGACATAGCAAGGTACGCTGCGTACCTTTCCGGGAAACAGTTCTCATGTGTTCCCACGGCTCCCTCCGTCGATGCGTACACTTCCACCGTTGCCCCCGTTCTGGTGGATGGTGTGAAAAAGACGTTCAAGGCGATACCACCAAGAAAGATCCTGATCGACATTGATATCTTGAGAAATGCACCGATCGATCTTCTGAGAGCAGGTGTCGGAGACATCATCGCGAAGGTCCCGGCGAGAATGGACTGGATTCTTTCACATATCACAAACAACGAGTACATTTGCGATTTCGTCTGGGATGATATAAAGGACCTTCTGAAAGAAGTCCTGCTGAGATCCGAAGACATCCTGAAAAGAGAAAAGATCGCTGTCAGGACTCTCATGAATGCCCAACTCGTCTCTGGTTTGAACATGGTGATCATGGGAAGTTCAAGACCAGCATCCGGTGCCGAGCACATGGTATCTCATCTCATAGAGATGTTCCATGAAGAAAGGGGGGAACTCCCTCCGTTCCATGGTCTGACCGTTATGATAGGGGTCTTTGTTTCCATGAAGGCGTACGAGGTGTTGATGGAAGAAAAGAACCTACCCGTGGAGGATTTCCCCATAGACGAGAGAAGAAAAGAACTTCTGGAGCTTTTCGATGAGAAGAAAGTGATGGAATTTCTGAAGACCTACGAAGGGAAAAGATTTCAAAGAGTCGATCTGGAAAAGATCAGAAAAGCACTGGAGGATATCTACAGTGAATTTCTCCCGCTTCTCAAAAAAGCCCTTGAAACGATAGATGTGACTTCGATGATCAGAAAGTACAGAAGAGAATTTCTCTCGAAGATCGTGAGACTCTCAAACACCATCAGAGACAGGTTCACCATCCTGGATGTTTTCGACGAAATGAAACTTTTGAAGAGTTTCTCCAGAGAGATATTTTGA
- a CDS encoding glycoside hydrolase family 127 protein — MSRIVNVSRSPYAKLKTVPVGSVKVKGFMGKYFETLVNVTLPTQYDLLESTGRLDNFRIASGKMEGSYKTFFPFDDTDVYKWSEAVSFALANRELPELEKILDSVIEEVKAAQDEDGYLGTYLSGERKKERWTNLAWNHELYNAGHLIQAAVAHRRVTGKDSLFNVAKRFADHIYNTFGPGKKEGAPGHPEVEMALVELYRETGEKKYLDLARYFIYARGKGLASVPRNPGPEYFIDHKPFVELEEITGHAVRALYLCAGATDLYLETGDEKIWQALNRLWENFVTKKMYITGGAGSRHDWESFGEEYELPNRRSYAESCASIANFMWNFRMLLATGDGKFADVMEQVLYNGLLSGISLDGKHYFYFNPLEDSGRTRRQKWFDCACCPPNLARFIASFPGYMYTTSNDGVQVHLYEKSTAKVSFKGSTVKIEQETDYPWSGEIVLSIETEIEEPFSIYLRIPTWADDFSIRVDGETLDLEPQNGYVKLNRNWKGGHRIELSLPMRVELVESHPFVRDNLGKVAVKRGPVIYCAEQVDNPNFHVWTLGVGSEDLEEERAKILDRDAVFLRGTGKALVTSDWEGALYRKISEPKEKVAKFTLVPYHMWANRQPGAMVVWLLKS; from the coding sequence ATGTCCAGGATCGTCAACGTTTCCAGAAGTCCTTATGCGAAACTCAAAACAGTACCTGTTGGTTCTGTAAAGGTGAAAGGGTTCATGGGGAAGTACTTCGAAACTCTTGTCAACGTCACCCTTCCCACTCAATACGATCTTCTGGAAAGCACAGGAAGACTGGACAACTTCAGGATCGCTTCCGGAAAGATGGAAGGTTCTTACAAAACTTTCTTTCCTTTCGATGATACAGATGTTTACAAATGGTCCGAGGCGGTTTCTTTTGCTCTGGCAAACAGAGAACTACCAGAACTGGAGAAGATCCTTGACAGCGTGATAGAAGAGGTGAAAGCAGCACAGGATGAAGACGGCTACCTTGGAACATACCTTTCTGGAGAAAGGAAAAAAGAGCGCTGGACGAACCTTGCATGGAACCACGAACTCTACAACGCAGGACACCTGATTCAGGCTGCCGTTGCCCACAGAAGGGTAACCGGTAAGGACTCACTCTTCAATGTGGCAAAGAGGTTTGCGGATCATATCTACAACACCTTTGGACCTGGAAAGAAGGAAGGAGCACCAGGACATCCCGAAGTGGAAATGGCACTCGTTGAACTCTACAGAGAAACAGGAGAGAAGAAATATCTGGATCTTGCAAGATACTTCATCTACGCACGTGGAAAAGGGCTAGCCAGTGTACCAAGAAACCCTGGGCCAGAATATTTCATCGATCATAAACCATTTGTGGAACTGGAAGAGATCACAGGACACGCTGTGAGGGCACTTTACCTCTGTGCTGGTGCCACCGATCTTTATCTTGAGACGGGTGACGAGAAGATCTGGCAGGCTCTCAACAGACTCTGGGAGAATTTCGTGACGAAGAAGATGTACATCACAGGGGGTGCTGGTTCAAGACACGACTGGGAATCTTTCGGTGAAGAGTATGAGCTTCCAAACAGAAGGTCCTATGCTGAATCCTGTGCCAGCATAGCGAATTTCATGTGGAACTTCAGGATGCTTCTTGCAACAGGCGATGGAAAATTTGCAGATGTGATGGAACAGGTTCTCTACAACGGCCTTCTCTCAGGAATATCCCTCGATGGGAAACATTATTTCTATTTCAATCCGCTGGAGGATTCTGGAAGAACAAGAAGACAGAAGTGGTTCGACTGTGCATGCTGCCCTCCAAACCTTGCAAGATTTATCGCCTCCTTCCCGGGATACATGTACACCACATCAAACGATGGAGTGCAGGTCCATCTGTACGAAAAAAGCACAGCAAAGGTGTCATTCAAAGGATCAACTGTGAAGATAGAGCAGGAAACGGATTACCCCTGGAGTGGTGAGATAGTTCTTTCGATCGAGACTGAGATCGAAGAGCCTTTCTCCATTTATCTCAGAATTCCCACCTGGGCAGATGATTTCTCTATCAGAGTGGATGGAGAAACTCTCGATCTTGAGCCACAGAACGGTTATGTGAAACTGAATCGAAACTGGAAGGGAGGCCATAGAATAGAACTTTCACTTCCTATGAGGGTAGAACTCGTAGAATCTCATCCGTTCGTGAGGGACAATTTGGGGAAAGTGGCGGTGAAGAGAGGGCCAGTTATCTACTGTGCTGAGCAGGTGGACAATCCGAACTTTCACGTGTGGACGCTTGGGGTGGGCTCAGAGGATCTGGAAGAAGAAAGAGCAAAGATACTCGACAGAGATGCTGTGTTTCTCAGGGGAACGGGGAAGGCACTTGTCACTTCCGACTGGGAAGGAGCGCTGTACAGAAAGATATCTGAACCTAAAGAAAAGGTGGCGAAATTCACCCTTGTTCCCTACCACATGTGGGCGAACAGACAGCCCGGTGCTATGGTGGTGTGGTTATTGAAGTCATAA
- a CDS encoding alpha-N-arabinofuranosidase: protein MAYRIVVDPKKIVKPISRHIYGHFTEHLGRCIYGGIYEEGSPLSDERGFRKDVLEAVKRIKVPNLRWPGGNFASNYHWEDGIGPKDQRPVRFDLAWQQEEPNRFGTDEFIEYCREIGAEPYICINMGTGTLDEALHWLEYCNGKGNTYYAQLRRKYGHSEPYNVKFWGIGNEMWGEWQIGHMTADEYARAAKEYTKWMKVFDPTIKAIAVGCDDPIWNLKVLQEAGDVIDYISYHFYTGSDDYYETVSTVYLLKERLIGVKKLIDTVEVARKRGVKIALDEWNVWYRVSDNKLEEPYDLKDGIFACGVLVLLQKMSDIVPLANLAQLVNALGAIHTEKDGLILTPVYKAFELIVNHSGEKLVKTHVESETYSVEGVMFINKMPFSVENVPFLDAAASVSEDGKKLVIAVVNYRKEDALKVPIRVEGLGQKKATVYTLTGPDVNARNTMENPNVVDITSETITVDTEFEHTFKPFSCSVIEIELE from the coding sequence ATGGCCTACAGGATCGTTGTCGATCCAAAAAAGATCGTTAAGCCGATCAGCAGACACATCTACGGTCATTTCACGGAACATCTGGGAAGATGTATCTACGGAGGAATCTACGAAGAAGGTTCACCGCTTTCGGATGAGAGGGGTTTCAGGAAGGATGTGCTGGAAGCGGTGAAGAGGATAAAGGTTCCGAATCTGAGATGGCCGGGTGGAAACTTTGCATCGAACTACCACTGGGAGGATGGTATCGGTCCCAAGGATCAAAGACCCGTCAGGTTCGACCTAGCGTGGCAGCAGGAAGAACCGAACAGGTTTGGAACGGACGAATTCATCGAATACTGTCGGGAGATAGGAGCAGAACCCTACATCTGTATCAACATGGGCACGGGAACGCTCGATGAGGCCCTTCACTGGCTTGAATACTGCAACGGGAAAGGAAACACCTACTACGCTCAACTCAGAAGAAAATACGGACATTCAGAACCCTACAACGTGAAGTTCTGGGGAATAGGAAACGAGATGTGGGGCGAGTGGCAGATAGGCCACATGACGGCAGACGAATACGCAAGGGCTGCCAAAGAATACACAAAATGGATGAAGGTTTTCGATCCGACCATCAAAGCAATCGCCGTCGGCTGTGATGATCCCATCTGGAACTTGAAGGTTCTCCAGGAAGCAGGTGATGTGATAGATTACATATCCTATCACTTCTACACGGGATCTGACGACTACTACGAAACGGTTTCCACGGTCTATCTCCTCAAAGAAAGACTCATCGGAGTAAAGAAGCTTATCGACACGGTGGAGGTTGCAAGAAAGAGGGGTGTGAAGATCGCCCTGGACGAGTGGAACGTGTGGTACAGAGTTTCCGACAACAAACTCGAAGAACCTTACGATCTCAAGGACGGTATCTTCGCGTGCGGGGTACTCGTACTCCTTCAGAAGATGAGTGACATCGTACCGCTTGCCAACCTCGCACAGCTTGTGAACGCCCTCGGTGCCATACACACGGAAAAAGACGGTCTCATTCTCACACCTGTCTACAAGGCCTTCGAACTCATCGTGAATCATTCCGGAGAAAAACTCGTCAAGACCCACGTTGAATCGGAGACATACAGTGTAGAGGGAGTCATGTTCATCAACAAGATGCCCTTCTCCGTTGAAAACGTTCCCTTCCTGGATGCGGCTGCCTCCGTCTCGGAAGACGGTAAAAAACTCGTCATAGCCGTTGTAAATTACAGGAAGGAAGATGCCCTGAAAGTTCCTATCAGAGTGGAAGGTCTGGGACAGAAAAAAGCCACAGTTTACACGCTCACAGGACCAGATGTGAACGCAAGAAACACCATGGAGAATCCAAACGTCGTTGACATCACCTCTGAGACCATCACGGTTGACACCGAATTTGAACATACTTTTAAACCTTTCTCCTGCAGTGTGATTGAGATAGAATTGGAGTAG
- a CDS encoding aldose epimerase family protein, which translates to MDYLMCHIEKEFFGTTSEGIPVHQYTLINRNGAMVKIITYGAIVRELWVPDKSGTLSDVVLGFDTFQEYEEKNSNFFFGAIVGRYANRIASGRFEIDGVTYQLALNDGDRPNALHGGVRGFYTRVFKAIPMKTPDGPSLVLKYLSHDGEEGYPGNLDLTVIYTLTNENELRIEYHATTDKPTIVNLTHHSYFNLSGEGTILDHELMINADHYTPVDENLIPTGEITPVEGTPYDLRSFRRLKDAIEPLKDTPVRGFDINYVLNGKDGELKLAAVLKDRKSGRVMKVYTTEPGLQLYTGNFLDVKGKCGRYYGSYSGLCLETQHFPDSPNHPNFPTTILRPGEEYRQVTVYRFSTEE; encoded by the coding sequence ATGGACTATCTGATGTGCCATATCGAGAAGGAGTTCTTCGGGACAACATCTGAGGGAATACCCGTTCATCAGTACACACTCATAAACAGAAACGGTGCGATGGTGAAGATCATCACCTATGGTGCGATAGTGAGAGAGCTGTGGGTGCCAGATAAATCTGGCACCCTTTCTGATGTTGTGCTGGGGTTCGATACCTTTCAGGAGTACGAGGAGAAGAATTCCAATTTCTTCTTTGGGGCAATCGTGGGAAGGTATGCAAACAGGATAGCCAGTGGAAGGTTCGAAATCGACGGGGTCACGTATCAACTCGCACTGAACGATGGAGACAGGCCGAACGCCCTCCACGGTGGCGTGAGGGGGTTCTACACGAGGGTCTTCAAAGCAATTCCCATGAAGACACCCGATGGGCCTTCTCTCGTTCTGAAGTATCTCAGTCACGATGGTGAGGAGGGCTACCCTGGGAACCTGGATCTCACCGTTATCTACACTCTCACGAACGAAAACGAGTTGAGGATAGAATACCATGCCACAACGGACAAACCCACCATTGTGAACCTCACACACCACTCTTACTTCAATCTCTCTGGCGAAGGAACGATTCTGGACCACGAACTCATGATAAACGCCGATCACTACACCCCCGTTGATGAAAATCTCATACCCACGGGAGAGATCACACCGGTCGAAGGGACACCGTACGATCTGAGGTCTTTCAGAAGACTGAAAGATGCGATCGAACCGCTGAAAGACACACCAGTCAGAGGATTTGACATAAACTACGTTCTGAACGGCAAAGATGGAGAGTTGAAACTAGCGGCCGTTTTGAAGGACAGAAAATCCGGCCGCGTCATGAAGGTGTACACAACGGAACCTGGTCTTCAACTCTACACGGGGAACTTCCTTGACGTAAAAGGAAAATGTGGAAGATACTACGGTTCCTATTCCGGTCTGTGCCTTGAGACTCAGCACTTTCCTGATTCTCCGAATCATCCAAACTTTCCAACTACCATCCTGAGACCGGGGGAAGAGTACAGGCAGGTTACTGTTTACAGATTTTCAACGGAAGAATGA
- a CDS encoding FGGY-family carbohydrate kinase → MYLIGSDIGTQGTKSVIVNEKGEVLAEALREYEVITPRPNWAEQWPDVWVKAVFETVKEVVEKSGVPKKEIAGIAISGLYGGSGIPVDRNMQPLRPCLIWMDRRAVKETEWVKQNVPREKLFEITGNYVDSYFGFTKIMWIRNNEPEIWKKIYKFITPKDYVIYQMTGEVVIDYSSAGNLGGVFDIRKLNWSKEMCDILGIPIELLPERIVKSSDVVGRVTKEASELCGLLEGTPVVAGGIDAPVAQLSAGALEEGEHVAMVGTSTCWGTVHDGSKLAFGLVNYPYVVYDTERIYTFGGSATTGALARWFKEQFGESETIVGERTGISPYQLFDKEVKDIPAGSEGIVVLPYFMGERSPIWDPTARGVFFGVTLYHKRAHLYRALMEGGAYALRHNMEEGLKAGLKLNDECWIVGGVSKSSVWVKIFADVTGFKMRQVASLVEAPYGDAFLAGLGTGVIDRPERIKEWVKYKDPVEPDPENKKVYDRYYEIYRELYERTKDLMARL, encoded by the coding sequence ATGTACCTCATCGGAAGTGATATAGGAACGCAGGGAACAAAGTCTGTTATTGTGAACGAAAAAGGAGAAGTGCTTGCAGAAGCCCTCAGGGAGTACGAAGTGATCACACCAAGGCCGAACTGGGCGGAGCAGTGGCCTGATGTGTGGGTGAAGGCAGTGTTTGAAACAGTGAAGGAAGTGGTGGAAAAGTCCGGTGTTCCAAAAAAGGAGATCGCCGGGATCGCAATAAGTGGACTCTACGGGGGATCCGGTATACCCGTCGATAGAAACATGCAACCTCTGCGGCCCTGTCTCATCTGGATGGACAGAAGGGCGGTGAAGGAAACAGAGTGGGTGAAACAGAACGTTCCCAGGGAAAAACTCTTCGAGATCACAGGAAACTATGTGGATTCTTACTTTGGCTTCACCAAGATCATGTGGATCAGAAACAACGAACCCGAGATATGGAAGAAGATCTACAAGTTCATCACCCCAAAAGATTACGTGATCTACCAGATGACAGGAGAAGTCGTCATAGATTATTCTTCTGCGGGAAACCTCGGAGGCGTTTTCGACATCAGAAAACTCAACTGGTCAAAGGAGATGTGCGACATACTGGGCATTCCGATCGAGCTTCTACCAGAAAGAATCGTGAAATCTTCGGACGTGGTTGGAAGGGTAACGAAGGAAGCTTCTGAACTGTGTGGTCTTCTCGAGGGAACACCTGTGGTTGCGGGGGGAATAGACGCTCCTGTGGCACAGCTTTCTGCCGGTGCACTCGAGGAAGGAGAACACGTGGCAATGGTGGGAACATCCACCTGTTGGGGAACCGTGCACGATGGATCAAAACTTGCTTTTGGGCTTGTGAACTATCCGTACGTGGTCTACGATACCGAGAGGATCTACACGTTCGGAGGATCCGCTACAACGGGAGCTCTTGCAAGATGGTTCAAGGAGCAGTTCGGAGAAAGCGAGACGATCGTCGGCGAAAGAACGGGTATATCACCGTATCAACTCTTCGATAAAGAAGTGAAGGATATTCCCGCCGGAAGTGAAGGCATCGTTGTTCTTCCATACTTCATGGGAGAGAGGTCACCGATCTGGGATCCCACCGCAAGGGGTGTGTTCTTTGGAGTCACACTGTACCACAAAAGAGCGCACCTCTACAGAGCGCTGATGGAGGGTGGAGCGTACGCTCTGAGACACAACATGGAAGAGGGACTGAAGGCTGGTCTGAAACTGAACGACGAATGCTGGATCGTCGGTGGTGTTTCGAAATCCTCCGTCTGGGTTAAAATATTCGCGGACGTCACCGGTTTCAAGATGAGACAGGTGGCAAGCCTTGTGGAGGCTCCCTACGGAGATGCCTTCCTTGCGGGACTTGGAACAGGAGTCATAGACAGACCGGAGAGGATAAAAGAGTGGGTGAAGTACAAAGATCCTGTGGAGCCAGATCCAGAGAACAAGAAGGTATACGACAGGTACTACGAGATATACAGGGAGCTCTACGAGAGAACAAAAGATCTGATGGCGAGGCTGTGA
- a CDS encoding ABC transporter ATP-binding protein yields MRTLAGYLKPYWLFAVLAPLFMVVEVICDLAQPTLLARIVDEGIARGDLSMVLKTGTLMFVVALIGAVGGIGCTIFASYASQNFGADLRKDLFKKVMSFSVSNVNRFHTSSLITRLTNDVTQLQNLVMMLLRIVVRAPLLFVGGIVMAVSINARLSSILLFLIPPIILLFVWLTRKGSPLFRKIQESTDEVNRVVRENLMGIRVVRAFRREEHENENFRRANESLRRSIIDAFSLIVFALPLFIFIVNMGMIGVLWFGGILVKNNQMEIGSIMAYTNYLMQIMFSLMMIGNILNFIVRAGASAKRVLEVLNEKPAIEETESALALSSVKGEVSFEDVEFGYFEEAEPVLSDVNFSVEPGEVIAVLGETGSGKTTLMNLIPRLIDPDRGCVKVDETDVKIVKLKDLRKHISVVPQETILFSGTVKENLKWGREDATDEEIIEAAKIAQIHDFIASLPEGYDSRVERGGRNFSGGQKQRLSIARALVKKPRILILDDCTSSVDPITEKRILEGLKRYTKGCTTFIITQKIPTALLADRILVLHEGKIAGFGVHEELLKNCRPYQEIYESQFGNGVVNDA; encoded by the coding sequence ATGAGAACGCTTGCAGGCTATCTTAAGCCTTACTGGTTGTTCGCCGTTCTTGCACCCCTCTTCATGGTCGTGGAAGTGATATGTGATCTTGCACAGCCAACGCTTCTGGCGCGCATCGTCGACGAGGGAATAGCCCGAGGAGATCTTTCTATGGTTCTGAAGACAGGAACGCTGATGTTTGTGGTGGCGCTGATAGGAGCGGTTGGAGGAATTGGCTGCACCATCTTTGCGAGTTATGCCAGTCAGAACTTCGGTGCCGACTTGAGGAAAGATTTGTTCAAGAAGGTAATGAGCTTTTCTGTCTCCAACGTGAACAGATTCCACACATCTTCTCTGATCACGCGCCTCACCAACGACGTTACACAGCTTCAAAATCTGGTGATGATGCTTCTCAGAATCGTTGTGAGGGCTCCCTTGCTCTTTGTGGGTGGAATAGTGATGGCGGTGTCCATCAACGCCCGACTTTCTTCCATCCTCCTCTTTTTGATACCACCCATAATACTTCTTTTCGTGTGGCTCACCAGAAAGGGAAGTCCTCTCTTTCGAAAGATACAGGAGAGCACCGATGAAGTGAACAGGGTTGTGAGAGAAAACCTCATGGGAATCAGGGTGGTCAGGGCATTCCGCAGAGAAGAACACGAAAATGAAAATTTCCGGAGGGCAAACGAATCTCTGAGAAGATCTATCATCGACGCTTTCTCTTTGATCGTCTTTGCTCTGCCTCTTTTCATCTTCATAGTGAACATGGGAATGATCGGTGTTCTCTGGTTTGGAGGTATTTTGGTCAAAAACAACCAGATGGAGATAGGAAGCATCATGGCGTACACGAACTATCTCATGCAGATCATGTTTTCCCTCATGATGATCGGAAACATACTCAACTTCATAGTCAGAGCGGGTGCTTCGGCAAAGAGGGTTCTTGAGGTGCTGAACGAAAAACCCGCAATCGAAGAGACAGAAAGCGCTCTGGCTCTCTCCAGTGTGAAAGGGGAGGTCTCTTTTGAAGACGTTGAGTTCGGATACTTCGAAGAGGCAGAGCCAGTCCTCAGTGACGTGAACTTCTCTGTAGAACCAGGAGAGGTCATTGCCGTTCTGGGGGAGACGGGTTCCGGAAAGACCACCCTCATGAACCTCATACCAAGGCTCATCGATCCGGATCGTGGATGTGTGAAGGTTGATGAGACGGATGTGAAAATAGTGAAGTTGAAAGATCTGAGGAAACACATATCCGTTGTTCCTCAGGAGACCATCCTGTTCTCCGGTACCGTGAAGGAGAACCTGAAGTGGGGCAGAGAAGATGCCACAGACGAAGAGATCATCGAAGCGGCGAAGATAGCCCAGATACACGATTTCATAGCCAGTTTGCCCGAAGGTTACGATTCTCGTGTTGAAAGGGGTGGGCGGAACTTCTCGGGAGGCCAAAAACAAAGGCTCTCCATAGCACGGGCCCTCGTGAAAAAACCCAGGATTCTGATACTGGATGACTGCACAAGTTCCGTCGATCCCATAACGGAAAAGAGGATACTGGAGGGTTTAAAGCGCTACACAAAAGGATGCACGACGTTCATCATCACACAGAAGATCCCGACGGCGCTCCTTGCCGACAGAATTCTGGTTCTCCACGAGGGAAAGATCGCCGGGTTTGGCGTTCACGAAGAGCTCCTGAAGAACTGCAGGCCTTATCAAGAGATATACGAGTCTCAGTTTGGAAACGGGGTGGTGAACGATGCCTGA
- a CDS encoding L-ribulose-5-phosphate 4-epimerase translates to MYEKERKDLYDAHMILEKYGLVAYTSGNVSVRIGEHVLIKPSGVPYTVLKPEDFVVVDLEGNVVEGEKKPSVDTATHLYLYRHLDWARSVIHTHSTFAMVWAILEKPIPVLCTAHADVFGEEIPLTEYAPVGSEAIGKAVLKVIGRSGAVLLRKHGVMVVGTSIEDAVKKAIFLEEVAKAAYFATLAGKPEPLPSEEVDRLYNQYHTKYGQK, encoded by the coding sequence ATGTACGAAAAGGAAAGGAAAGATCTTTACGATGCCCACATGATACTGGAGAAATACGGTCTTGTTGCTTACACGAGCGGGAACGTGAGTGTGCGAATAGGAGAACATGTCCTGATAAAGCCCTCTGGTGTTCCCTACACCGTCTTGAAACCGGAAGATTTCGTCGTGGTGGATCTGGAGGGGAACGTGGTAGAAGGCGAGAAAAAACCATCCGTCGACACGGCCACCCATCTTTATCTGTACAGACACCTGGACTGGGCAAGGTCTGTGATCCATACCCACTCCACGTTCGCCATGGTGTGGGCGATCCTCGAAAAACCCATTCCCGTCCTCTGCACAGCCCACGCGGACGTGTTCGGTGAGGAGATTCCCCTGACGGAGTACGCTCCCGTTGGATCTGAGGCGATAGGGAAAGCCGTTTTGAAGGTGATCGGAAGATCCGGTGCCGTTCTCCTCAGAAAACACGGTGTGATGGTCGTGGGAACCTCCATAGAGGACGCTGTGAAGAAGGCCATCTTTCTGGAAGAAGTTGCAAAAGCGGCATACTTTGCAACACTTGCAGGAAAACCAGAACCTCTACCTTCTGAAGAGGTCGATCGTCTTTACAACCAGTACCACACCAAATACGGGCAGAAGTGA